One genomic segment of Pseudorca crassidens isolate mPseCra1 chromosome X, mPseCra1.hap1, whole genome shotgun sequence includes these proteins:
- the SOX3 gene encoding transcription factor SOX-3 — translation MRPARDNASGASSLQVPADLALSTSARLPFLPDPLAHRPPSAPPTESPGLFTVAAPAPGAPSPPATLAHLLPAQAMYSLLETELKNPAGPPTPAAGAGGPAAPGGAGKSTANAGGGANAGGGSGGGASGGGGGGGGGGSDQDRVKRPMNAFMVWSRGQRRKMALENPKMHNSEISKRLGADWKLLTDAEKRPFIDEAKRLRAVHMKEYPDYKYRPRRKTKTLLKKDKYSLPGGLLPPGAAAAAAAAAAAAAASSPVGVGQRLDTYTHVNGWANGAYSLVQEQLGYAQPATMSSPPPPPALPQMHRYDMAGLQYSPMMPPGAQSYMNAAAAAAAASGYGGMAPSAAAAAAAAYGQQPATAAAAAAAAAMSLGPMGTVVKTEPSSPPPAIASHSQRACLGDLRDMISMYLPPGGDAADAASPLPGGRLHSVHQHYQGAGTAVNGTVPLTHI, via the coding sequence ATGCGACCAGCCCGAGACAACGCATCAGGTGCGAGTAGCCTGCAGGTTCCCGCTGATTTGGCGCTGAGCACTTCGGCAAGACTGCCCTTCCTGCCCGACCCACTGGCCCACCGGCCCCCAAGCGCCCCTCCGACGGAGTCCCCAGGCCTTTTCACCGTGGCCGCTCCAGCCCCGGGAGCGCCTTCTCCTCCCGCCACCCTGGCGCACCTTCTTCCCGCCCAGGCCATGTACAGCCTGCTGGAGACTGAACTCAAGAACCCCGCGGGGCCACCCACCCCAGCTGCAGGCGCGGGCGGCCCCGCAGCCCCGGGCGGTGCAGGCAAGAGTACCGCGAACGCAGGCGGCGGCGCGAACGcaggcggcggcagcggcggtggcgcgagcggcggcggcggcggcggcggcggcgggggcagTGACCAGGACCGGGTGAAGCGGCCCATGAACGCCTTCATGGTGTGGTCCCGCGGGCAGCGGCGCAAGATGGCTCTGGAGAACCCCAAGATGCACAACTCTGAGATCAGCAAGCGCTTGGGCGCCGACTGGAAACTGCTGACCGATGCCGAGAAGCGGCCGTTCATCGACGAGGCCAAGCGGCTGCGCGCCGTGCACATGAAAGAATACCCGGACTACAAGTACCGGCCGCGCCGCAAGACCAAGACGCTGCTCAAGAAGGACAAGTACTCCCTGCCCGGCGGCCTGCTGCCCCCCGgagccgcggccgccgccgccgccgctgccgccgccgccgccgctagCAGCCCGGTGGGCGTGGGCCAGCGCCTGGACACGTACACACACGTGAACGGCTGGGCCAACGGCGCGTACTCGCTGGTGCAGGAGCAGCTGGGCTACGCGCAGCCCGCGACCATGAgcagcccgccgccgccgcccgcgctgCCGCAGATGCACCGCTACGACATGGCCGGCCTGCAGTACAGCCCCATGATGCCGCCCGGCGCCCAGAGCTACATgaacgccgccgccgccgcggctgCCGCCTCGGGCTACGGGGGCATGGcgccctccgccgccgccgccgccgccgccgcctacGGGCAGCAGCCAGctaccgccgccgccgccgcggccgccgccgccatgAGCCTGGGCCCCATGGGCACGGTGGTGAAGACCGAGCCCAGCTCGCCGCCGCCCGCCATCGCGTCGCACTCGCAGCGCGCGTGCCTCGGCGACCTGCGCGACATGATCAGCATGTACCTGCCGCCCGGCGGGGACGCGGCTGACGCCGCCTCGCCGCTGCCGGGCGGCCGCCTGCACAGCGTGCACCAGCACTACCAGGGCGCCGGGACTGCCGTCAACGGAACGGTGCCGCTGACCCACATCTGA